The following coding sequences lie in one Candidatus Yanofskybacteria bacterium genomic window:
- a CDS encoding RNA methyltransferase translates to MEKQGLILVLDNIRSRENVGSIFRTADAAGVSKIYLSGITPIPPHEKISKTALGAENVVPWEHVAQSWRLVEKLKKSGHIVVALEQSGDSKNIFDFKPGFPLALIVGNEVNGVNKNLFKYCDHILEIPMLGQKESLNVSVATGIALFEIINK, encoded by the coding sequence ATGGAAAAGCAAGGACTAATTCTCGTATTAGATAATATCAGGAGCCGAGAAAATGTGGGCTCGATTTTTCGTACGGCCGATGCGGCTGGGGTTTCCAAGATATATCTTTCCGGGATTACGCCGATTCCGCCTCATGAAAAAATCTCGAAGACGGCGCTAGGTGCCGAGAATGTTGTTCCGTGGGAGCATGTAGCTCAGTCTTGGCGCCTTGTTGAAAAGCTTAAAAAATCTGGCCATATCGTTGTTGCTTTAGAGCAGTCGGGTGATAGTAAAAATATTTTCGATTTTAAGCCAGGATTTCCGCTGGCATTAATTGTCGGCAATGAAGTTAATGGCGTCAATAAAAATTTATTCAAATATTGTGATCATATTTTAGAGATACCCATGTTAGGGCAGAAAGAATCCTTGAATGTCTCGGTGGCGACTGGGATTGCTTTATTTGAGAT